The following proteins are encoded in a genomic region of Pelodictyon phaeoclathratiforme BU-1:
- a CDS encoding PhoU domain-containing protein translates to MANLLGKFFGDSPKTAETPKAFTIQIDPLKFALSMKPQGTVHVQLESLKQKLTKLSSNVENNLMLSIRASTKANIELAASAFKFDEAYIRKGKFEVEYLTLAYASFQNLGAEDLKAVNYARMILRELEKLAQLALNIADKTGYVEFANVQELHKDEYGLKPMGDITAEMIKKAVEAYVSSNSKHASETLMMMQEIQTLYDAAVAKIKASVNDQNITNLTGILSIVEHVKTSADISCSIASHFC, encoded by the coding sequence ATGGCGAACCTGTTAGGCAAATTTTTCGGCGATTCACCGAAAACAGCAGAAACCCCGAAAGCTTTTACCATCCAGATTGATCCTCTGAAGTTTGCTCTTTCCATGAAACCGCAGGGGACGGTTCATGTGCAGCTTGAATCACTCAAGCAGAAGCTGACCAAACTCTCTTCAAATGTCGAAAACAACCTGATGCTCAGTATACGGGCATCAACAAAAGCAAATATCGAGCTTGCTGCTTCAGCATTCAAGTTTGATGAAGCCTATATCCGGAAAGGGAAGTTCGAGGTTGAATACCTGACGCTGGCTTATGCTTCATTCCAGAATCTTGGTGCAGAAGATCTCAAGGCGGTCAACTATGCCCGGATGATCCTTCGGGAGCTTGAAAAACTGGCCCAGCTCGCACTCAATATTGCCGACAAAACCGGTTATGTGGAGTTTGCCAATGTTCAGGAGCTGCACAAGGATGAGTATGGACTCAAACCGATGGGTGATATTACGGCTGAAATGATCAAGAAAGCAGTTGAGGCCTATGTCAGCAGCAACTCAAAACATGCCAGCGAAACCCTGATGATGATGCAGGAGATTCAGACTCTTTACGATGCGGCTGTCGCAAAAATCAAAGCATCGGTTAACGACCAGAATATTACGAATCTGACCGGTATCCTTTCCATTGTTGAACATGTCAAGACATCTGCGGATATCTCCTGTTCCATTGCGAGCCATTTCTGCTGA
- the phoU gene encoding phosphate signaling complex protein PhoU, giving the protein MSERPVHELIKELSQVLVQLSDKVVGNLLDALHAVKYQDEQGARKIRMVDDEIDLAEVNLEERCLAFLALQQPVARDLRTIVTIIKINDDLERIGDLAVHIIERMPEISPEMLELFKFEQMGMRAGEMVKNSIEAFVSKDRILAGHVCALDEEVDVMHRSVFKKVIALMKGPDSDVDQLIAALSISRYIERMADHASRIANEVIFLVTGEIVRHRGGFY; this is encoded by the coding sequence ATGTCAGAACGTCCGGTCCATGAGCTTATCAAAGAACTCTCCCAGGTTCTTGTTCAACTCTCCGATAAAGTAGTGGGGAATTTGCTTGATGCCCTGCATGCTGTAAAATATCAGGACGAACAGGGTGCGCGCAAGATCAGGATGGTAGATGATGAAATTGATTTGGCCGAGGTCAACCTTGAGGAGCGCTGTCTTGCATTTCTTGCCTTGCAGCAGCCGGTAGCAAGAGACCTTCGCACCATTGTTACCATTATTAAAATCAACGATGATCTTGAGCGTATCGGTGACCTCGCAGTTCATATTATTGAACGGATGCCGGAAATCAGTCCGGAGATGCTCGAATTATTTAAATTTGAGCAGATGGGTATGCGCGCCGGCGAGATGGTTAAAAATTCAATTGAAGCTTTTGTCTCCAAAGACCGTATACTTGCAGGCCATGTGTGCGCTCTTGATGAAGAGGTCGATGTGATGCATCGCTCCGTCTTTAAAAAAGTGATTGCCTTGATGAAAGGGCCAGACTCTGATGTTGACCAGCTCATAGCGGCGTTAAGCATATCAAGGTATATCGAACGCATGGCAGACCATGCAAGTCGCATAGCCAATGAGGTGATATTTTTGGTGACGGGTGAAATTGTTCGCCACAGGGGAGGATTTTATTAA
- the pstB gene encoding phosphate ABC transporter ATP-binding protein PstB has product MLMTVDAKETSGSLPLQKATREIYLPPERKKISGEDTIHISAKEFSIYYSEFEAVKKVSADIMSKYVTAIIGPSGCGKSTFLRAINRMNDLIPSCHTTGALLFDGEEIYGKFTDEVLLRKKVGMVFQKPNPFPKSIFDNIAYGPRLHGVTDKKKLMEIVERSLRKAAIWDEVCDRLDKNALGLSGGQQQRLCVARTLAVEPEVLLLDEPTSALDPKATAKIEDLIQELRGSYTIMIVTHNMQQASRVSDSTMFFYEGVLVEHASTAQLFTNPKDSMTEDYITGRFS; this is encoded by the coding sequence ATGCTCATGACAGTTGATGCCAAAGAGACTTCCGGGAGTTTGCCGCTGCAGAAGGCAACACGAGAAATCTATCTTCCCCCGGAACGAAAAAAAATATCCGGGGAAGATACTATTCATATCTCGGCCAAGGAATTTTCCATTTATTACAGTGAGTTCGAGGCCGTAAAGAAGGTCAGCGCCGATATTATGTCGAAATATGTTACCGCAATCATCGGCCCGAGCGGTTGCGGCAAGAGTACATTTTTACGCGCCATAAACCGGATGAACGATCTTATACCGAGTTGCCACACAACCGGAGCCTTGCTTTTTGATGGTGAAGAAATATATGGAAAATTCACCGACGAGGTTTTGCTTCGCAAGAAGGTCGGTATGGTGTTTCAGAAACCAAACCCCTTTCCCAAGTCTATTTTTGACAACATCGCCTATGGCCCTCGTCTGCATGGTGTGACCGACAAAAAAAAACTGATGGAAATTGTCGAGCGCAGCCTGAGAAAAGCGGCGATCTGGGATGAGGTCTGTGACCGTCTCGACAAAAATGCACTTGGTCTGAGCGGCGGCCAGCAGCAGAGACTCTGTGTTGCCCGTACGCTTGCTGTTGAGCCGGAGGTGCTTTTGCTTGACGAGCCGACCTCGGCTCTTGATCCCAAAGCCACAGCCAAAATCGAGGATCTTATTCAGGAGTTACGCGGCAGTTATACCATCATGATCGTCACGCACAACATGCAGCAGGCCTCGCGGGTTTCGGATTCCACCATGTTTTTCTATGAGGGTGTTCTTGTTGAACATGCTTCGACCGCGCAGCTCTTTACCAATCCGAAAGATTCGATGACAGAAGACTATATAACCGGAAGATTCAGCTAA
- the pstA gene encoding phosphate ABC transporter permease PstA encodes MNIGTRKILDRSFTAVGFGSIIVMAMALMIVVVPIVTNGIGAVFFTGTVEHRKMLHNEFSRGDNQSLSSEVASSERYRAKVYDMLAVFETELETMEPEKKREYTGKYAQVRTALQALLGPLPGDSAPMLTRFKYGQTRWEKAEEKLHDLLYESKWDNSNPNVMSKEYFVSRAIGFEGTSLVKLFPYVKENLEKILLPEFTVYWGFITDSSVDSHFFGGIWPEIQGTFFLAIGAMLFAFPLGVIAAVYFTEYAKPGFLNSMLRSANSTLAGVPSIVFGMFGLAFFINTMKVSESKSVLAGALTLAIMILPTIIRAAEEAILAVPKTYREASLSLGSTKWNTIATVILPAALPGILTGGVISLGRAAGETAPIIFTAAVSVGSAIGLADVLSSPTPALSWNIYNLASEHEAASQIRHVQYGMVLALVSIVLLLNLSAIVLRARISKKLKG; translated from the coding sequence ATGAATATCGGAACCAGGAAAATACTTGATCGTTCGTTCACCGCTGTTGGTTTCGGCTCTATCATTGTTATGGCGATGGCTTTGATGATTGTTGTTGTGCCGATTGTTACTAACGGTATCGGCGCGGTATTTTTTACCGGTACGGTTGAACATCGCAAAATGCTGCACAATGAGTTCAGTCGGGGAGATAATCAGAGCCTTTCCAGTGAGGTTGCCTCCTCGGAGCGTTATCGTGCAAAGGTCTACGATATGCTCGCTGTGTTTGAGACTGAACTTGAGACGATGGAGCCTGAAAAAAAGAGGGAATACACGGGGAAATATGCTCAGGTCAGAACAGCCCTTCAAGCCCTGCTTGGACCTCTTCCGGGAGATTCTGCACCTATGCTGACAAGGTTCAAGTATGGTCAGACCCGATGGGAAAAGGCGGAGGAGAAGCTGCATGATCTCCTCTATGAATCGAAATGGGACAACTCCAACCCCAATGTTATGTCCAAGGAGTACTTTGTAAGCCGTGCCATTGGCTTTGAGGGTACCTCTCTCGTCAAACTGTTTCCTTATGTAAAGGAGAATCTTGAGAAGATCCTCCTTCCCGAGTTTACCGTGTATTGGGGATTTATCACCGATAGCTCTGTTGACTCGCATTTTTTCGGAGGTATCTGGCCGGAAATTCAGGGTACTTTTTTTCTCGCTATTGGAGCCATGCTTTTTGCCTTTCCCCTTGGTGTTATTGCGGCAGTCTATTTTACTGAATATGCCAAGCCCGGTTTTTTAAACAGTATGCTGCGCAGCGCCAACAGCACCCTTGCCGGTGTGCCAAGTATTGTTTTTGGTATGTTTGGTCTCGCTTTTTTCATCAACACGATGAAGGTTTCTGAATCAAAAAGTGTGCTCGCCGGTGCGTTGACGTTGGCAATCATGATTCTGCCTACCATTATCCGTGCAGCCGAAGAGGCAATCCTCGCCGTACCCAAAACCTACAGGGAGGCATCGCTCAGCCTCGGCTCTACAAAATGGAATACCATTGCGACGGTTATTCTGCCTGCCGCACTTCCCGGCATTCTGACCGGAGGTGTTATCAGCCTCGGCAGGGCTGCTGGTGAGACAGCTCCGATTATCTTTACCGCAGCCGTCAGTGTTGGTTCGGCTATAGGGCTTGCAGATGTGTTATCTTCTCCAACCCCCGCACTCTCCTGGAACATTTATAATCTTGCCAGTGAACATGAGGCTGCCAGTCAGATACGGCACGTGCAGTACGGAATGGTGCTTGCGCTGGTCAGTATTGTTCTGTTACTGAACTTGTCGGCAATTGTGCTTCGGGCTCGTATTTCCAAAAAATTAAAAGGCTAA
- a CDS encoding PstC family ABC transporter permease, whose translation MAEESLGERNRTNAFVLSARKRTMQKVAKTVGEGMLFAVASFVAVIVLFIFYFVARDAVPFFQIRGFSEFFTSSNWYPASEPAEFGALAIIYGSLMVTLGSALIAVPMGVAAAICLSDILPFSIRQYAKPIIEMLAAIPSVAFGFFALVVFAPLLQNNGGPMLMWAWWILVSPFMLLAVIVISDLLTTKIKEQRRRQQLQILFLILFGTLSVLLLFKVGTILYGIQILTGTNALNVSIILSFMALPTIVSVSEDALQAVGRELREGSYALGATRAETIIKTVLPAASSGILAAVILGVMRALGETMVVWMASGNSSHIPEPWFNYLEAIRTLTATIAGDMGEADQVTGSARFHVLFAMGLLLLVISFVSNLVSERIVVRQRKILSGH comes from the coding sequence ATGGCTGAAGAGAGTTTAGGGGAGCGCAATCGGACGAATGCATTTGTCTTGAGTGCCCGTAAACGCACCATGCAGAAGGTTGCAAAAACAGTGGGGGAGGGTATGCTTTTCGCTGTTGCCTCTTTTGTGGCCGTTATCGTCCTGTTCATTTTTTATTTTGTAGCACGTGATGCTGTTCCCTTTTTCCAGATCAGGGGGTTCAGTGAGTTTTTTACCAGTTCAAACTGGTATCCGGCAAGCGAACCTGCTGAGTTTGGCGCTTTGGCCATTATCTATGGCAGTTTGATGGTGACACTCGGTTCTGCCTTGATTGCCGTACCGATGGGTGTGGCAGCGGCAATATGCCTGAGTGATATTTTACCTTTTTCGATCCGCCAATATGCCAAGCCGATCATTGAAATGCTTGCAGCCATCCCCTCTGTTGCTTTCGGATTTTTTGCTCTTGTCGTTTTCGCCCCTCTCCTGCAAAATAATGGGGGACCCATGCTGATGTGGGCGTGGTGGATACTCGTTTCACCCTTTATGCTGCTTGCTGTTATCGTTATTTCCGATCTTTTGACCACGAAGATCAAGGAGCAGAGACGTCGTCAGCAACTGCAGATCCTTTTTCTGATCCTTTTTGGTACACTCTCGGTTCTCCTCTTGTTCAAGGTTGGCACCATCCTGTACGGGATTCAGATTCTGACTGGTACCAATGCGCTGAATGTCTCTATCATTCTCAGCTTTATGGCGTTGCCGACTATTGTCAGCGTCTCTGAAGATGCTCTTCAGGCTGTCGGGCGCGAACTTCGTGAAGGCAGTTATGCTCTTGGCGCCACCAGAGCTGAAACCATCATAAAAACGGTTCTTCCTGCTGCCAGCAGTGGTATTCTTGCTGCGGTCATTCTTGGTGTTATGCGTGCACTCGGTGAAACAATGGTGGTCTGGATGGCTTCGGGCAACTCTTCTCACATTCCCGAGCCCTGGTTCAACTATCTCGAAGCAATCAGGACACTCACAGCAACCATTGCCGGAGATATGGGCGAAGCTGACCAGGTGACCGGATCGGCCCGTTTTCATGTGTTATTCGCAATGGGTTTGCTTTTACTTGTCATCAGTTTTGTCAGTAACCTTGTCAGCGAGAGAATTGTTGTTCGCCAGCGTAAAATTCTTTCTGGCCACTGA
- a CDS encoding phosphate ABC transporter substrate-binding protein: protein MIPKFLLFVVLLAVTATTTATAASNSIVLDGSTTVGPLAKTFASYFTKKYGVRVTVSESGSGNGAKSLINGSCTIAAMSRAMKAAEIAAARTKGVNPVAHVVALDGLAMIVHPANPVRSLSKAQISNIYRGTITNWREVGGPNARIVVIQRESNSGTQESFKELVSGKGVQITGSAETQSSNGSVKSRVSTTLSAIGFVGLGFVDRSVKVVAVNGVLPTLSMVKNGTYPVTRPLFFYTNGQPAGSVKQFIELPKTADGKRMITELGFITR, encoded by the coding sequence ATGATACCTAAATTTCTGCTGTTTGTTGTTTTACTTGCAGTTACCGCCACTACGACAGCAACTGCTGCCAGCAACTCCATTGTCCTTGACGGTTCAACAACCGTCGGCCCTCTTGCAAAGACTTTTGCTTCATATTTCACTAAAAAATATGGAGTTCGTGTTACCGTGAGCGAGTCGGGCAGTGGCAATGGCGCCAAAAGCCTGATCAATGGTTCCTGTACCATTGCAGCCATGTCTCGTGCCATGAAAGCGGCTGAAATAGCAGCGGCGAGGACAAAAGGGGTCAATCCTGTTGCTCATGTTGTTGCACTTGACGGTCTTGCCATGATTGTTCATCCGGCAAATCCGGTTCGTTCACTTTCGAAAGCCCAGATCAGCAATATCTATCGTGGAACCATTACCAACTGGAGAGAGGTTGGAGGCCCCAACGCACGCATTGTTGTTATCCAGCGTGAATCCAACAGTGGTACCCAGGAATCCTTCAAAGAGCTGGTTTCCGGAAAAGGGGTACAGATAACAGGGAGTGCTGAAACCCAGTCCAGTAATGGTTCGGTAAAGAGCAGGGTAAGCACGACCCTTTCAGCCATAGGCTTTGTTGGTCTTGGTTTCGTGGATCGTTCGGTAAAAGTTGTTGCAGTCAACGGGGTTCTTCCCACGTTATCAATGGTGAAAAATGGTACCTATCCGGTAACAAGGCCTCTCTTCTTCTATACGAATGGCCAGCCTGCGGGGTCGGTCAAACAGTTTATTGAGCTGCCGAAAACAGCGGATGGAAAAAGGATGATCACGGAGCTTGGTTTTATCACTCGCTGA
- a CDS encoding HAD family hydrolase, with protein sequence MTFKAVIFDLDGTLLNTLQDIVNTLNTVLAQHDYPIHTLDECRFLVGHGMRELVKKALPEEAGTEEIIDLMLKDLMMHYADNWNRYSRPYPGISTLLDKLTERGIKKAILSNKANHFTRLCAEELLKEWNFDVVMGHHSGIAHKPDPEGALLVARMLNEEPGSILYVGDSGIDMLTATRAGMYPLGVLWGFRPESELLEFGAKTVVQHPEEIITLLEEIL encoded by the coding sequence ATGACCTTCAAAGCAGTTATTTTCGACCTTGACGGCACCTTGCTCAACACCCTGCAGGATATTGTCAACACCCTCAATACGGTGCTTGCCCAGCACGATTACCCCATACATACCCTGGATGAGTGCCGCTTTCTTGTTGGGCACGGTATGAGAGAGCTGGTCAAAAAAGCGCTCCCCGAAGAGGCCGGAACCGAGGAGATAATTGATCTGATGCTCAAGGATCTGATGATGCACTATGCCGACAACTGGAACCGTTACTCACGCCCCTATCCCGGTATCAGCACCCTGCTCGACAAGCTTACCGAACGGGGAATAAAAAAGGCCATCCTTTCAAACAAAGCCAATCACTTCACCCGTCTTTGCGCAGAGGAGCTGCTGAAAGAGTGGAATTTCGATGTTGTGATGGGCCATCACAGCGGCATAGCACACAAACCTGACCCCGAAGGGGCCCTGCTTGTTGCCCGGATGCTCAACGAAGAGCCCGGCTCAATTCTCTATGTCGGTGACAGCGGCATTGACATGCTCACCGCTACAAGGGCCGGTATGTACCCCCTCGGCGTCCTCTGGGGATTCAGACCGGAAAGCGAGCTTTTGGAGTTTGGGGCAAAAACAGTGGTGCAGCACCCCGAGGAGATTATCACATTGCTTGAAGAAATCCTGTAA